A stretch of DNA from Acanthochromis polyacanthus isolate Apoly-LR-REF ecotype Palm Island chromosome 21, KAUST_Apoly_ChrSc, whole genome shotgun sequence:
GAGGCCTCCTgatatcttcttcttttttttttttttagcttggcATTAATAttcctgcagctgatgatgtATACACATCAGAACAGCAGCAATAGAATTACTGTCCATGTAAGGACGATGCAGAGACGACCTCCAAGTCCATCAACTAATCAGTTCATCAACCTTGGTTTAACAACACACaaaagctggaaaacaaattttaaaaaatatttaatattatagTAAATATACACTTCGTCATCTCAGACTCCAGCaaacagacatttttcaaagttttttgaTATTTCACAAACAAATAATCATTCATAAAATATTAATCAATCATGTTTAGTaaatgtgcaaattgtgcacatttacagctttgtttttgttttgatggGTTAGGCTAGAAACATATGATTTTTACAGATCTCTGCAGAAAGAAGCCAAAGATCAGAGTGTGGGCTCCAAGAGCCACGTGTTGATTTGGACGTATAAGCAGCTGCATCGTCTGCATACAAACGAATGAAGTTGATGCATCGTCAGTTCTAAGGTGGAGCTGAGCTGTAACGCAAACTGCAAAGTGAACAGAGCCTTTGTCCTCAGACAGGAGGGACCATTTACTCCacatctaaaaactttattcacTTCTGTGGCAAACTTCAGGTGAGAAAGAAAATCTAAGAGTTAGTCAAAGACACATCAACAAATCTGTTAGTGAATTTTATGCATGTAAAACCAGAGTGATGGGATTTCTGTAAATGCTGAACTCCTCCTTCACTGTGATCTGACTGGACAGAGTTTAAACCACCAACCAGCTTTTCCTGCTTCTAGCTTCTGTCCGCATTCTGCTGAATAATAAAACTTTACTTTCACTGTCACTGCTGTGTTTGACTTATTGGTGTGAGAATAAAGCAATACCAGGATCTCAAACCTTCATTAGTGCGTGAAAACAAACTGATGGTAAAGCACACAGACTGCACCgttcaaacaaaaagaaacattaaaaactctgaaatagaatttaaaaaagaaatttgtcaaaattaaataCAGAATTCTTTTCCGTTTCCATTACAGAATTCATCGCTTTACAAGATTATGTATGCTTAAAACAGTATACAATAAAATTTCTAAAATTGTAATtggtaaaaatacagattactGATGTGGACATTCAGTCttctttttacagtcaacatataaatgaaatgtaaaacaaaaagtcatttgcattttattgacAGCTTTGTCTTTACGGattgacattaaattaatactTTCATTATTTGATTATTCCACAGATgggtaatttaacaaaaatattaaaaatctgcaaaatatcaGTAAATTGTTTTTATAAAACTGCAGTCAAAATGTTAGAAAACATGATTTTCTTTACATTGCAGCTTTTTATCAACAGTGTTTTAATTCAGCTGATCTTCATGGTTTTGGATCTTTTCTTGTAGACTGATGGAGGCCTGTTGGTTCTCTGTAGAACTCCTCAGAACCATCAGTGGTTCCTTTAGGCAACGTGATGCTGCGCAGAACGCTggtaacaacaaaaaagactctAAAAGGAACCATTTTCAGGGTAGGTCTTTTTGAGTCTTTGAGACACATTCCAAGTCACGTTGGACAATTTTAGAATTAAAATATGGTGAGTTTCAGACAaaactttgtcatttttcaaaaacatttctgtcgtctcttcttctgttgttgtttattattCCCCTTTTTTGGATAGTTTGCTCGGCGGGTCTGTGAGTTtacttttgtctttgttttgtaacGTAACGATCCTCAGGGCCAGAGACCCCCCATATTAACTTATTCAGTtgtcagggaatcaccggaccagctctccatcctacGGTCCGGTTCTACTGCCCACTGAGATCTAGCTAAGGGGGATGCCTCTAGAACTGTTCAGCTGGTAAACGAAGAAAATTCGCCAAGCATCTCACTGCCTACATCCAGACGCCTaatcctgcttcctctgataattaatttaactgagTAGCCACTTTGGTATAGTCAAATTTAATCACCAGTCAcgcctgttaacggcagcttttcttCTTATGGATCTTGCACTTGGTAAGTTGCCAGGTTtaattcagaggttatggacatTTAGACAACCCATATGTTTATAAAGGGCCAACCCCAGCCCCTATGACgaggtaacctttcagaacctctgctattgttatgcacgcaataacctgactttttacatccagagctagatgtataagtattcattcagggataaaaatagcacttgcaacttgttgtctttgattgcagaataatgctttattaaaatatatgtcaGCAGGGCAAAGGCAGaagccaataaatcatcagacacaTAAACATTAGATAATATTCAAATCACTCATCATAACTCCTAACTGGTATCATGCTTTCATAAAAGAAGAGTAATAATCACCCAAAATATGTCATTTGGAAGGAGAGAGCAGACAGGTTGTGGCCACACCCGGCCGCTCACCTGAGACCCAACAGGAGCCCAGGGGGAAGCTGGAGAGAGTGTTCagtccagatttagatctgcatatatCCAATTTTGTTGCTTGGGCCAATAAACTTTGTTGTAACCCACTCTGGTGTTATTCCTGTGGAAATAATAGAGTCCAgtaatgttccatcagtcagtgttATATCCAGATCACAGTACTGTAATCCTCCAACAATGCAGAAAGAACAGTTCCTTTAATCcataattccatcagaacagttattcTTTGCAGATCAAGTTAATCCACCCGTCCAAAGTTACGTGGTAATCCTCCCATGTGCTCAGAACTGATGTCTGGATTTCAGCAGGTGGCGACCCCGCAACAACTCCCACAGATTCCTTCCAACAGGTGCATTTTTTACATCCCAACTCTCTTTACTTTTGCATATGTGGTGACATCTTATTCTCATTTACATAGGTGTTGACGGCACACCTTCATTTACATATGCGCTCTACAGCAAACATCCTCCCCCCTCCACACTTGTGCACTTCCCCATGCCCCCGACCTCATGGCCCCTGTGTGCACTGGAGGAACCAAAACCCCCCCAGCTTGCTCTGTTGAGCCCTTTCACCCAGTCTCAACTTTCTATTAATGTTTCTGTTccatctgcagctcagcacagacCTCCGGTGGGGAAATGGGAGAAGCTGATGTCAGCGTCTGAGATTCGCTGCCACCCACactgcacatttctgcacaatGCACACAGACTTATGAGAAATTCCCCCAAAATATATACAGAGCTAATGAACCTCTACGGGCATTATTTAATACTAACCTATGTTAGCTTCTGATTACTGACTAGTTTAGTAATCCCTTATCTTCCCAGGGTGATCAGACTCTTCTGTAAACATCTACATTTCACAGTAATCAAAACCTTGAAAGCATTCTCATTTCTATAGTAATAGTAAACCCTAACCTCCTGACCCCTCTGGTAACCAAGGCCCTCACTGCTCCCAGTGAGGTGCTGCCCTCAAGTGGTCACTTCTAATACAAAGGCTCAGGAATATGcttttgaaaaacacaaagaatgtaaaaaggaaatatttaaagGAACAaccaacttttaaaaatgtataaagaaaagacatttttccaaaaaataatcaacccaTCATTCTTCTGAATGAGGCactcttctgatttttacactgtttcaaaattaaagaaGATAAAAAGTAACAAAGTAAGCATTTGGTTAGTTcacacattcattaggttataGCATATAGCAttataaatcacaggttataatatcatacTGTGCTCtctcattttgctgctgctccttcataaTCGCATCCTTATGGCTGACGAGGGGATCCCATATTCGTTGGACACACACGAAACTTTACTAAAGAATGATCTGATATTGTTTTGTTCCTCTCGGTCACCTCGTTGGTCTTCTTATTGGTCTTGGTCTCGGTCTTGGGCTTGGGCTTTTTCACCCGGAGGTCAGGGATCTCAACGTTTCTGGTGATGACCAGATCCAGAGTGTTACCTCTGTTGTGCGTCGCTTCCTCTACATGCTGACAGAATTTGTTGGCCTCCAAGACTTCTGTAAACAACGTTGCATGGTTATCATTCTCATCATTGACCTTGATGTTGAAATCTCCAGTGATGAGGATGCTGTCATCTTTAGGAAACTTCTTCAGGAGGTTCTCAAACTCCCTCAGGAAATTCTCCTTGTTTCCTCGTGGTGGGCGGTAAACAGTGATGGTCCGGATGGGTCGGTCCCACTCATGATGGCGCAGGTCTGCGGTCACGTACTCAAAGGACTCGAAGGGCTCGTCTGATTGAACCCTTGTTCCCTCCAGCTCATTTGAGTGCCCGACGGCGACTCCTCCCCCTCTTTGGTCTACCCTTGCCTGGTGGTAGAACGTGAACTCTCCTGGTAAAATTTTACCCAGGCTTTGGTCTCCGTTTTCCTCTGTCAGCCACGTCTCAGTCAGTGCCAAGATGTCCAGGTGGAATTTTTGTATGAAATCAGAAATCCTTAACTGTTTGTTGTTAATGGAGCAAGCATTGAGAAGCCCCATGTTGCACCATGGTGCTGAATGCTCCGAGACCGTCGTCTGACTGCTGGTATCACTGCTAAAGTCACTGCTTCTGGGATCCTCGCTCCGCTCACGTTTTCCACGTCTCTGCTTTTCACCTCCAGtgccttcattttttttaaaaaaggaaagattttgaataattttagatacatttttgtcatttagaacAATTTTGTAATTCATTTTTAGATAACTTTGTGAGCCATTTTCAACCACTTCAAGTTATATTGGAATGTTTTAACTCAAAATTTGGTTCATTTTGAAATAATCTGTCATTTTCGactatttgagtcattttaggtGCTTTTTATAAAGAGAACTGacaaatttaaagttattttacacCATTATTTgaacttttgagtcatttttggtccTTTTCTAAAACAATTCTTGCACTCTGGAAAGGTTTTGGGACATCTTGATAATTTTAAGTCATGCtggaaagttttatttatttttatttttaaatgtgagtCAATCTAGACAAATATATGCTTTTTgcaaagtttttgtcattttatgcaaaTATAAGTAATTCTGAAAAACTCAAGGTcaaaaaaggtcaaatttgACAACTCTTTTGTCATTCaggacattttttggtcattttagacaaatctgTGAGCCATTTTAAACAAGTTTGAAGACATCTTGgaaagttttgagtcattatttAGTGAACTGCGGACTATTCTGAGTCGGTTTGGACTATTTCTTTCAAGGActaatttttaattattatatgGAATTCCTGccatttttggcagtttttagtcattttggacaatttcatgtcattttagacTAACTGaactattttttaataaatttcaaatcattttagaaaatgaagaaaaattcgattttgtcaattttttagACATAATCTTTGTATTTTCGAAATGTTTTGAATTATGTTTGActattttgagtaattttagatatttttttatcaaaaaaaaacttgacaaatgtaaagttattttacaccatttttgtacctttgagtcatttttggtccATTTCTGAAATAATCCTTTCATTCTGGAACAGTTCTGAGACATTTGGAGAATGAAGTCATTCTGgaaagttttattcttttaaatcttttttaaacGTGCAACATTTTGAGTCAGTTTAGACAAATACACACAATTTGCAGAGGTTTTCATCATTTCACGCATATTATGAGCCATTTCAGCCGTTTTTATTGGAGTGAGCATTGAGCAGCCTCATCCTCAAGAATCTGGAACCTTTTTTGATGATCTTcttactgctgctgtcttcatcACTGTCATTTTATagtttatttagcatttatttatcCAGGTTAGTCCCATTGAGATCAGAGATCTCCTTTACAAGGGACTTTACTTTCTTCATCCTCACTGTCAATATTCTTACCTCCTCCAGAAGTTTCACATCCACCACCTTCTTTATCCATCTTCTCCCTGTGAGGAAAGCCAGAGAAGGTACAGTTAGCATGATTGAAGCTATCAGTGGTATTCTGGATTGAAATCTGTCTGATTTCTAGCCACCACAGTTGTAACTCAGGACATTTAGGAGCATGGATGTAGACTATTGTAACAAATAGGAGTAATTCTGAACAAGTCTGAAGTAATTTGGGACAAGATTTTCATCATTTGGATTGTATTTTGAGTCAGTTTAGGACATTTTTTGCTACTTTGGAGAAACTTTAAGTCATGTggacagtttatttttaatgaaccAGGAGAGTTCAGGTGATATCAGGAGTGTGTCTGTCTGAAACCTGTCCAGTCAGTGGAGTTTGTCTCAGGTGGACTGCAGTCATTaataatggaaacaaaatggatgAACCTGGATCAACAGTGAGTGGAACAGCAAAGGAGACAAAGGACTTTATCATTATCactgtgtttatgtttgttgaGTTTTCACTGGtgattttaattgttttcttgGTGGTTTTAAGTGTCTCACTGGTGTTTTTAGTTATTAATTAAgtaattttcagggaaggtcagaaatgacacaaggaccagctgatcagattttggcagtgatgcagcttatagtcttcatccacggatttgttaaagatttctgtcattGCATAGCAGCTCAacttcactgtaactatgacaacaagtaaacgctacgtcagctgcctgctgatgatcacatgattgcgatcctacaacaaatccaccactgtggacttatcgggacttatccgttggaaatcatacaacgactgagcagccttggcagagtactgtg
This window harbors:
- the LOC127531665 gene encoding uncharacterized protein LOC127531665 isoform X4 — protein: MDKEGGGCETSGGGTGGEKQRRGKRERSEDPRSSDFSSDTSSQTTVSEHSAPWCNMGLLNACSINNKQLRISDFIQKFHLDILALTETWLTEENGDQSLGKILPGEFTFYHQARVDQRGGGVAVGHSNELEGTRVQSDEPFESFEYVTADLRHHEWDRPIRTITVYRPPRGNKENFLREFENLLKKFPKDDSILITGDFNIKVNDENDNHATLFTEVLEANKFCQHVEEATHNRGNTLDLVITRNVEIPDLRVKKPKPKTETKTNKKTNEVTERNKTISDHSLVKFRVCPTNMGSPRQP